One stretch of Armigeres subalbatus isolate Guangzhou_Male chromosome 2, GZ_Asu_2, whole genome shotgun sequence DNA includes these proteins:
- the LOC134216884 gene encoding vitelline membrane protein 15a-1-like, which translates to MNKFIIFAFVALAVGTTLADYAKPAPAYHAPAPAHHAPAPAYHAPAPAHHGHAHAAPAVVHTYPVHAPHAKCGANLLVGCAPSVAHVPCVPVHPAPAHGHGYGHAPAPHYRAPESDSFDQFEE; encoded by the coding sequence ATGAACAAGTTCATCATTTTCGCTTTCGTCGCTCTGGCCGTCGGCACAACCCTGGCTGACTACGCCAAACCAGCACCGGCATACCACGCTCCGGCCCCAGCCCATCACGCCCCGGCTCCAGCTTACCACGCCCCGGCTCCGGCACACCACGGCCATGCCCACGCCGCCCCAGCTGTGGTCCACACCTACCCGGTGCACGCTCCCCACGCCAAGTGCGGTGCCAATCTGCTGGTCGGATGCGCCCCAAGCGTCGCCCACGTTCCGTGCGTCCCAGTGCATCCCGCACCAGCCCACGGACACGGATACGGACACGCTCCAGCTCCCCACTACCGTGCCCCAGAATCCGACTCTTTCGATCAGTTCGAGGAATAA